One region of Alosa sapidissima isolate fAloSap1 chromosome 1, fAloSap1.pri, whole genome shotgun sequence genomic DNA includes:
- the si:ch211-122l24.6 gene encoding uncharacterized protein si:ch211-122l24.6 isoform X1, which yields MGMSLSYPLVNEPESYVDPDFDEESNSMDFGKELHDITLSFCYDMIQHRIRSIREKAKFQMMDDDWPSFVENWKQLYPEWTTDDFLNLRHQFEFFDICGDKLLNFTDFCAALDLVNYSDSEEKRRALFDRADFQKYNSINLEEYLQLMYDIKKGMPIVKRPETEEELDQSDVQELVNKVAHLDPFRQMCYGVF from the exons ATGGGAATGTCCTTATCATACCCTCTGGTCAATGAGCCAGAGAGCTACGTGGACCCCGACTTCGATGAAG AGTCTAATTCAATGGACTTTGGAAAGGAGTTGCATGATATCACTTTGTCCTTCTGTTATGATATGATTCAACACAGAATCCGGTCAATCAGAGAGAAGGCCAAGTTTCAGA TGATGGATGACGATTGGCCCAGCTTTGTTGAGAATTGGAAACAGCTGTATCCTGAGTGGACAACTGATGACTTCCTGAACCTCAGACATCAGTTTGAGTTCTTTGACATTTGTGGTGACAAACTGCTCAACTTTACAGACTT CTGTGCAGCTCTAGATCTGGTGAACTACAGTGACTCAGAGGAGAAGCGCAGGGCCCTTTTTGACAGAGCTGACTTTCAGAAGTACAACAGCATCAACTTGGAAGAATATCTCCAG CTTATGTATGATATTAAGAAGGGCATGCCTATTGTCAAACGCCCAGAAACGGAGGAGGAACTAGATCAAAGTGATGTGCAGGAACTTGTCAATAAGGTGGCACATTTGGACCCCTTTCGCCAAATGTGTTATGGTGTTTTCTAA
- the LOC121714620 gene encoding C-C motif chemokine 13-like encodes MSPRYLVTTILVCCFALTVLSARSYPPRPKRAACCVKFTKRPISVNIIKGVTIQDSRGPCRLSAVIFHTTTTTDVCATIRHKWVKKVLEQLSDKFKALSKTLEKHNLLKKKHPAVVMPTNGTGITLVDVEGSTEPFGALQ; translated from the exons ATGTCTCCTCGGTATCTGGTCACCACCATCCTGGTCTGCTGCTTTGCTCTGACTGTGCTCTCTGCCAGGTCGTATCCAC CTCGTCCTAAGAGGGCGGCCTGCTGTGTGAAGTTCACTAAGCGGCCGATCAGTGTCAACATAATCAAAGGTGTCACCATCCAGGACTCTCGTGGGCCATGCCGCCTCAGTGCTGTGAT atttcacaccaccaccaccacggatGTTTGTGCGACTATACGGCACAAATGGGTGAAAAAGGTTCTTGAGCAACTTAG TGATAAATTCAAGGCACTCTCTAAAACCCTGGAGAAACACAACCTGCTGAAGAAAAAGCACCCTGCTGTGGTGATGCCTACTAACGGCACCGGCATCACACTGGTGGATGTAGAAGGCTCTACAGAGCCATTCGGTGCCTTACAATAG
- the si:ch211-122l24.6 gene encoding uncharacterized protein si:ch211-122l24.6 isoform X2 — MGMSLSYPLVNEPESYVDPDFDEESNSMDFGKELHDITLSFCYDMIQHRIRSIREKAKFQMMDDDWPSFVENWKQLYPEWTTDDFLNLRHQFEFFDICGDKLLNFTDFCAALDLVNYSDSEEKRRALFDRADFQKYNSINLEEYLQ, encoded by the exons ATGGGAATGTCCTTATCATACCCTCTGGTCAATGAGCCAGAGAGCTACGTGGACCCCGACTTCGATGAAG AGTCTAATTCAATGGACTTTGGAAAGGAGTTGCATGATATCACTTTGTCCTTCTGTTATGATATGATTCAACACAGAATCCGGTCAATCAGAGAGAAGGCCAAGTTTCAGA TGATGGATGACGATTGGCCCAGCTTTGTTGAGAATTGGAAACAGCTGTATCCTGAGTGGACAACTGATGACTTCCTGAACCTCAGACATCAGTTTGAGTTCTTTGACATTTGTGGTGACAAACTGCTCAACTTTACAGACTT CTGTGCAGCTCTAGATCTGGTGAACTACAGTGACTCAGAGGAGAAGCGCAGGGCCCTTTTTGACAGAGCTGACTTTCAGAAGTACAACAGCATCAACTTGGAAGAATATCTCCAG TGA